The nucleotide sequence GCAGAGCACGGATCGTCGTCGTCTTGCCCGACCCGTTCGACCCGAGGAACCCGAAGGTCTCACCGCGGCGGATGTCGAACGACAGGTCGCGGATCACCGTCGTACGGCCGAAGTCCATGCGGAAGTTCTGGATGCGGACGATCGGTTCGTCGCCCGGAGGTACCTGATCCATGGTTCCCGACCCTACTTCAGCGCCGGTGCGCAGGCCCGGCGGCACCCGGCGGTCGTCCCGGTGAGTGGGCGCGTCACCGACGCCAGTCGACGCCCGGCGCGGCCTCCCCCGAGCCGCGCTCGATCAGCCGGACGGGCAGCACGAGGGCGTCGCCGCGCGGTGCGCGTGCCGTGAGCGCCTCGAGCGCGAGCTTCGCCGCCTGCGACCCCATGTCGACCGGGTCGTGCGTGATGACGCTCACGCCGAGCACGTCCGCCAGGTCGAAGTCGTCGAACCCGACGAGGGCCGGGGCGACTGCCTCCGACGCGCGAAAAGCCGTGAGCGCGCCGATCGTGACGCGGTTGTTGCTCGTGAAGAGGGCGGTGGGGGGCAGCGGCAGGGACAGGAGGTCGAGGACTGCTCCGCGGGCTCCTGCGGCGTCGTGGAGATCTTCACGCACCAGGAGCCGGGCCTCGTCGCCGTCGACCCCGGCCTGGGCCATCGCCTCGAGGTAGCCGTCGAGCCGCTGACGGTGCGTCGGAAGCCGCGAGAAGTCGCCGACGAAGCCGACCCGGCGGTGGCCTGCGTCGAGCAGGTGCTGCGTGGCCATCCGCGCGCCCTCGCGGTTGTCGAGGACGACGCTGTCGGCGACGAGGGTGTCGGCGGGGCGGTCGACGAAGACGACGGGGATTCCGCGATCCTGCGCCCCCTGAAGCACCTCGGAGGCCTCGAGGGTCGAGACGACGATGAGCGCGCGGACCTGTCTCGCGACCATCTCCTCCACCAGTCGTCGCTCGCGCTCGGCGCTCTCGTCGGTGGACGACACGACCAGCTGCAGGCCCTGCGATCGCAGCTCGCGCTCGACGCCCTTCGCCAGCGACGAGTAGAACGGGTTCGCCAGGTCGCCCGTGACCAGGCCGATGAAGTTCGAGCGGATGCCGCGCTTCAGCAGCGACGCCATGCTGTTGAGCTGGAACCCGAGGTCGCTCGCCGCCTTCGCCACGCGCTCGCGGGTCGCCTCGGCCACGTGCGGCTCGCCGTTGATGGCGCGCGAGGCGGTCTTGAGGCTCACCCCGGCGCGCTCGGCCACGTCGACGAGCGTGGCGGGGGTGGTGCGCGGTGGCTGCTCGGTGGTCACGGTCGGTCTCCTGGGCTCGGCCTCAGTATGACAGCGCTGGCACGGGGCCTGCTCCGGCTCATTTGGGGGTGATCGTCAGCCCGTTGTCGGAGCCGATCGTCACCTGATACGACACCCGGAACGGCACGTTCTTGTCGATCGTGTAGTCGTGGCCGTCGTAGAGCGACTCGGCGCCGACGTTCAGGTGGGCGACGCCGGTGGCGGCCACGACGTCCCACACGCCCGCGGTCGCCGTGGGCTGGAGCGAGACCGCGGGGTAGGTGGCCATGGTCCAGGTCGGGTCGCCGGTGAGACGGTCGTCGACGGACTCGCCGAACGGGCAGCCCGACGGCAGCAGCACCTTCTGCGGCAGGCAGTCCGTGCGGAGGTACTTCGTCACGTCGGCCCGGACCTTCGCCGTGAAGCTCGCCCGCGGCTCGACGTCGACGGCGGCGCTCACGACCTGCCCGACGGCGTCGGCGGAGACCGTCGTGTCGCGGGCCGTGAGGTACGTGCTCGAGTGGCTGAGCGTGAAGGCCGCAGGAGCCAGGACCGTGTACCTCGTGGCGAGGTCCGCGCCCTTCGTGGTGACCTCCACCCCGTCCGCCGTGAAGCGGGGGTCGTTGCGCGGCGTCACGTCGATCGAGGCGGTCGGCGGCGTCGCGAACTCCCAGCGGCCGAAGAGGCCTCCGAACGTGCCGGACGGGCGGATCGTGAAGCGGATCGTCTGCTCCTGCGCGCCGGTCGTCGTCTCGTACGTGACGGCCACGCGGTGGTCCCCGTCGCGTTCCGTCACGTCACCCACCACCCGCACGCTGCGGAAGGCGCCCTTCTCGCTCACCGTGAGCAGCTCGTCTCCGGAGGCTCCCGTCGGCTGCACGCCGGCGAGGGCGAGCGCGCTCGCGGTGTCGCCCCGGTTGATCGCGTCCACGTAGCTCTTGGCGAAGCCGGACGCGCTGTAC is from Frondihabitans australicus and encodes:
- a CDS encoding LacI family DNA-binding transcriptional regulator; protein product: MTTEQPPRTTPATLVDVAERAGVSLKTASRAINGEPHVAEATRERVAKAASDLGFQLNSMASLLKRGIRSNFIGLVTGDLANPFYSSLAKGVERELRSQGLQLVVSSTDESAERERRLVEEMVARQVRALIVVSTLEASEVLQGAQDRGIPVVFVDRPADTLVADSVVLDNREGARMATQHLLDAGHRRVGFVGDFSRLPTHRQRLDGYLEAMAQAGVDGDEARLLVREDLHDAAGARGAVLDLLSLPLPPTALFTSNNRVTIGALTAFRASEAVAPALVGFDDFDLADVLGVSVITHDPVDMGSQAAKLALEALTARAPRGDALVLPVRLIERGSGEAAPGVDWRR